A region of Allocoleopsis franciscana PCC 7113 DNA encodes the following proteins:
- a CDS encoding metal-sensing transcriptional repressor, with protein sequence MINETFSVSGKDEASLSQDVNYTHIAHSHGEGQSTHHHVHDEDSLRRIVNRLSRIEGHIRGVKTMVQESRPCPDVLVQIAAVRGALDRVARIILDEHLTECIARAAEEGNIEAEIEELKAALDRFLP encoded by the coding sequence TTGATTAACGAAACCTTTTCCGTGTCTGGGAAAGACGAAGCTTCCCTAAGTCAGGATGTGAATTACACTCACATCGCGCATAGTCATGGCGAGGGACAATCAACTCATCATCATGTTCATGATGAAGACTCTCTGCGGCGCATCGTCAATCGGCTATCTCGAATTGAGGGGCACATCCGAGGAGTTAAGACGATGGTACAGGAAAGTCGCCCTTGTCCAGACGTGTTGGTGCAAATTGCAGCGGTTCGGGGAGCACTAGATCGAGTGGCGCGGATTATTCTGGATGAGCATTTAACCGAGTGTATTGCTCGTGCCGCTGAAGAGGGCAATATTGAGGCAGAAATTGAGGAACTAAAAGCCGCTTTAGATCGGTTTTTGCCGTAG
- a CDS encoding HhoA/HhoB/HtrA family serine endopeptidase, whose product MRPNKFSLLLGKIRTYLLALIIGVLLTVGVYQVSPSQAEPAPIAESQTPTLLAQRQPIAAAPSNFVTAAVDRVGSAVVRIDTERTITRRVDPFFDDPAFRRFFGEDAFPQMPMERRLRGQGSGFIIDGNGVILTNAHVVDRADKVTVILKDGRTFQGKVQGADEVTDLAVVKIEGRDLPVATLGNSDGVKVGDWAIAVGNPLGLDNTVTLGIVSTLQRSSAQVGIPDKRLDFIQTDAAINPGNSGGPLLNDAGEVIGINTAIRPDAMGIGFAIPVNTAKAISAKLAQGETIQHPYLGIRMATLTPQLAAENNRDPNSAFTIPEVNGVLVVQVLPNTPAATSGLRRGDVVIAINGQSVSSADQLQRMVENSNVGQTLQLKIRRGSQSDTIAVRTGELPTAAR is encoded by the coding sequence ATGCGACCGAACAAATTTTCTCTGCTATTAGGCAAAATTCGTACTTATTTACTCGCGCTCATTATAGGAGTTCTGCTGACGGTTGGTGTTTATCAGGTGTCGCCTTCGCAAGCAGAACCAGCACCGATCGCCGAGTCACAAACACCAACACTACTTGCACAACGACAACCGATAGCCGCCGCTCCTAGCAATTTTGTAACGGCAGCAGTGGATCGGGTCGGATCTGCGGTAGTGCGAATTGACACCGAGCGCACCATTACACGTCGCGTCGATCCGTTTTTTGATGACCCCGCCTTTCGGCGCTTTTTCGGCGAGGATGCCTTCCCTCAGATGCCGATGGAAAGACGCCTGCGGGGTCAAGGTTCAGGATTTATTATTGATGGCAATGGGGTGATTCTCACCAATGCCCATGTTGTCGATCGCGCGGACAAGGTAACTGTCATCCTCAAAGATGGACGCACCTTTCAGGGAAAGGTACAAGGTGCAGATGAGGTAACGGACTTAGCGGTCGTTAAGATTGAAGGTAGGGACTTACCGGTTGCCACCTTAGGAAATTCTGATGGGGTTAAAGTGGGTGACTGGGCGATCGCCGTCGGTAACCCCTTGGGACTCGATAATACTGTCACCCTAGGAATTGTCAGCACTCTCCAACGATCTAGTGCTCAAGTGGGTATTCCCGACAAGCGACTAGACTTTATTCAAACCGATGCAGCGATTAATCCCGGGAACTCAGGCGGGCCGTTGTTGAACGATGCGGGAGAAGTGATTGGCATCAATACTGCCATTCGCCCCGATGCCATGGGAATTGGTTTTGCGATTCCTGTGAATACCGCCAAAGCGATATCAGCCAAGCTGGCACAGGGAGAAACCATTCAGCATCCCTATCTCGGCATTCGCATGGCAACATTGACACCTCAGCTAGCGGCGGAGAACAATCGCGACCCCAACTCAGCTTTCACGATACCAGAAGTCAACGGAGTCTTAGTGGTGCAAGTGTTACCCAACACACCTGCTGCTACTTCGGGACTACGTCGGGGAGATGTCGTTATCGCCATCAATGGACAATCTGTAAGCAGTGCGGATCAGTTGCAACGGATGGTTGAGAATAGCAATGTCGGTCAGACGCTACAACTGAAGATACGGCGCGGTAGTCAAAGTGATACGATAGCCGTTCGCACAGGGGAGTTGCCAACAGCGGCTAGATAG